In the genome of Mangifera indica cultivar Alphonso chromosome 9, CATAS_Mindica_2.1, whole genome shotgun sequence, the window CACGCGCCGCCATCCAATCTTCCCCTTGTCGGTGTACCACTCCCTTCACCACTGCCCCACATCTCTGAGGATATCAACAACCGTTCATCTTTCTATGGCATCTTCTCCGGTGTACACCCAGACTTATGGGCTTCGATCGAACAAAATTCAGCCACTAACCACTCACAGATTGTCACCTTGGCGGCACGGGGCGATGGTGGTCAGATGGAGTTGCGGCGGAGGGCATCTGAGAATTCTCCTTCATCGGTTTCTGTTGTTTCAAATGGGATTTCAAGTATGGCGAGTGTTGTTTCGGGCTCTAAGTACATGAAGGCTGCACAGGAGCTTCTTGATGAAGTTGTTAATGTTGGGAAGATGATGTCTGAATCAACCCAAGGGAGAAAAGAGAAGATGGAGTTGATTAAAGAAACAACGGTTCTAAACGGAGAAGGGTCATCAAACGGCGGTGATGAAAGTAGTAGTGTCAAGATTGCAGCCGAGTTAACAACAGCACAAAGACAAGAGCTTCAAATAAAGAAGGGAAAACTTGTTAGCATGCTTGATGAGGTAATCGcaatatataatctatataaCTAGATTTGATCTGTTGATCAattcttaaaatcattaatggTTAATCCGGTGAAATGGGAATTTTCTttgagaaaaagtaaattttccttaaaataatacattttgaTTGAGAGGAAGAAAAGGATTTCTCATTCTGCCGCATAATTATTTTCCTATTACTATCCACGACAATAATTCAAGATAAAAAATCGTATCATTTTCTCCCTAATTTCATACGGTATGTTCCTATTTTCATACCAATATTCTCCCCTgatcaaataaaatatgagttgtaaattatattaatttttttgtgtttctatCTTTCTTATATCAGCTCACTTGTATATAAAGCTGACATATACAGGTAAATTGTAATTAGTGAAATACAAAttctttatcttatttcttaaGATTTGTTAACTATTAATATATGAATCAGTTGAGCTATTAATTACAATCTACTTTTACCCAAAATATATCTAGAAACATTAGGCAAAGCTAAGAATTATTTGCTTATGGGACCCTTTGGTGTCAATTATCTTTACTTCCTAAGTGCTTGGAATTGTCAGATTAaccttgataatttatattaaatgtgaaaaatatgaaggTTGAGCGAAGATACAGGCAGTACCACCACCAAATGCAACTGGTGGTGTCCTTATTCGAGCAGACGGCGGGTTTTGGCTCAGCAAAATCTTATACTTCTCTGGCTTTGCGCACAATCTCAAAGCAATTCCGGTGTCTTAAAGATGCAATTTCTGGGCAAATGAAGGTCACAAGCAAGAAATTAGGTGAAGACGTTTTGTTAGGAGCAACGTTTAAGAGCTGCAGACTCAAATACGTTGATCATCAGATTCGACAACAACGAGCTCTACAACAGTTGGGAGTGATGCAACATAATGCTTGGAGACCTCAGAGGGGCTTGCCTGAACGCGCCGTTTCAGTTCTTCGTGCTTGGCTCTTTGAACACTTCCTTCACCCGTAAGGCCTCTCACCATTACATTATCATATACATAAATGCGAGACCCTCCTTTAGTTCTGCTCTATATTTACTTTCTTTGCAATATATATGTCATTTTTGGTGTTATAGGTATCCTAAGGATTCAGATAAACTCATTCTCGCGAAGCAAACAGGACTTACCAGGAGCCAGGTGTGCACATGCAATAGTTTATGTTAtggttggattcaaatcgaattaagtttgagtttctCTAAACTAGAGCTCAGCTCGACTTAAAGGAAGTTAAACTCGAGCTCACTAAGCTCAGTTTGGTGTTGTTTGATCTCGACTCATTTGAGGGGAACCAAACTCAATTTGAGTGTTAGCTCGTGCTAAGTAAAAGTTACTAgaataacatcattttgatacgtattgatcaaaataacgttattttagtttaatcgtatcaaaatttttcaacctTATAAGTTTGATGAGTTTCATACCctaaactcaagctcaaaaatatata includes:
- the LOC123226186 gene encoding BEL1-like homeodomain protein 1, with translation MAAYFHCSSEIQAPDGMQTLCLLNQNYAPYSDTTILLSPADNALNPSNVSHAPPSNLPLVGVPLPSPLPHISEDINNRSSFYGIFSGVHPDLWASIEQNSATNHSQIVTLAARGDGGQMELRRRASENSPSSVSVVSNGISSMASVVSGSKYMKAAQELLDEVVNVGKMMSESTQGRKEKMELIKETTVLNGEGSSNGGDESSSVKIAAELTTAQRQELQIKKGKLVSMLDEVERRYRQYHHQMQLVVSLFEQTAGFGSAKSYTSLALRTISKQFRCLKDAISGQMKVTSKKLGEDVLLGATFKSCRLKYVDHQIRQQRALQQLGVMQHNAWRPQRGLPERAVSVLRAWLFEHFLHPYPKDSDKLILAKQTGLTRSQVSNWFINARVRLWKPMVEEMYLEETKEQEQNDFEEYASRPNNQESFKLEQMKAFQDKEGKSTNQNASPTKLSNSTISMSPMGGTLHAKTGFNLIGLSDLEDVVQRNAKKPRSSAHEIDKFGGERLSKDGYSLITSTANHGGGFGSYTMGEMQRFNPDDQLAPTFHGNGVSLTLGLPHGENLSVSGNRQSLLSSQTIQLGRGLELGTSPQPSHSGAGFENIDIQNRKRFAAQLLPDFVT